The sequence below is a genomic window from Lysobacter capsici.
GCGGACGCATCGTCGCGCCGCGGTCAGTCCACCCAGCCGTCGAGTTCGCCGGCCTCGAACGGGCCGATGCGCTGCTTGAGCAGTTTGCCGTCGGCGCCGATCAGCACGGTGTAGGGCAGCACGCCCTTGGGGTTGCCGAGCTGGATGCCGGCGTCGCGCGGGCCGGGTTTGTCGAGCAGGATCGGGTAGCCGACCGGCACGCGCTGCAGGAACGCGGCCACGTCCTCGGCGTTGTCCAGGGCGATGCCGACCACCTGGGTGCCGGTCGCGCCCTGCGCCTGGGCGTAGCGGTTGAGTTCGGGCATTTCCTTGATGCACGGGCCGCACCAGCTCGCCCACAGATTGATCAGGATCGGCCGGCCGGCGAACGCCTGCGGCAGCTGCATCGGCTTGCCGTCCAGGCCCGGCAGTTGCAGCGGCGGCATCGCCGCGCCGCGGCGGGCGACGGCTAGGTCGGCCGGCGGCTTGGGCGCCTCGCGCGCCATCTGGTCCTGCAGCACGCGCTGGCCCAGTTCGGTGCGCATCAGCCAGCCGCCGCCGCCGACCAATTGCCCGGCGAGCACGCCCAGGGTGCCGGCAGCCACGGCGATCAACACGATTTTGAGCGTAGACGACCAGGCCATCGGTGCTGTCCTTAGCGGTGAGCGGCGCGCGCGCGATCGATGCGCGCGGCGAACGCGGGGGCTTTTTCGAAACCGAACAGGCGCAGCTCGCGGCGTTCGGCGCCGTTGGAGTAATAGAGCGTGGCCGGCGGGCCGATGATGCCCAGCCGCTTCATCAGCGCCTGGTCGAGTTCGTCGTTGGCGGTGACGTCGGCCTTGAGCAGGACGAAACCGTCGAGCGCGCGCTGCACCTGCGGTTCGGGGAAGGTGTACTTCTCCATTTCCTTGCAGGCCACGCACCAGTCGGCATAGAAGTCGAGCATCAGCGGCTGGCCGGCGGCCTGGGCCGCGGCGAGTTCGCGGTCGAGGTCGGCGCTGGACTTGATCGTGCGGAACGGCAGTTCGGCCGGATGCGCGCCGCCGCGCAGGCCGGCGAGCGGGCGCAGCGGGTCGCTGCCGCCGGCCAGAGCGCCGAACAGCTGCGCCGCGCCGAGCACGCCGAACAGCAACGCGCACAACCAGCCGATCGCGCGCGCACCGTCGCCGCGCGCCGCGCGTATCGACAGCACGATCATCACCGCCGCGCCGAGCCCCAGGGCGCCCCACAAGGCGAGGGTGACCGGGCCGAACAGGATGCGCGACAGCATCCAGATCGCCATGCCGATGAAGATCAGGCCGAACACGCGCTGCACCGCGACCATCCACGGTCCGCTGGTCGGCAGGCCCTTGCCGGCGGCGACGCCGAACACCAGCAGCGGCACGCCCATGCCCAGGGCGAGGGTGAACAGCACCAGCCCGCCGAACAGCGGGTCGCCGGTCTGGCTGATGTAGAGCACCGCGCCGGCCAACGGCGGCGCCACGCAGGGGCCGACGATCAGCGAGGACAACGCGCCCATCGCCGCCACGCCGAGCCACGAACCGCTGCGCTGGCGGTTGCTGACGTCGCTGAGCCAGTTGCGCAGGCCCGAAGGCAGCTGCAGTTCGTACAGGCCGAAGCTCGACAGCGCCAGGCCGACGAACACCAGCGAGAACAGCACGATCACCCACGGGGTCTGGAACAGGATCTGCACGTTCGAACCGGCGCCCAGCAGGCCGACGATCACCCCGGCGACGGTGAACACCGCGGCGTTGGCGAGCACGTAGATCAGCGACAGGGTGAAGGCGCGGCGTGCGCCCAGGCCCGGGCCCTGGCCGACGATCAGGCCCGACAGGATCGGGATCATCGGCAGCACACAGGGGGTGAAGGCGAGCAGCAGGCCCAGGCCGAAGAAGGTCAGCAGGGCGAGGTAGCGGTTCGGACCGGCCAGCGCGGCGGCGAGTTGGCTGTCTTCGGCTTGCGGGGCGGCGGCGTCGGTCGCGGGACTGGCGGCATTGGGCGGCCCGGCGAGGCTTGCGCCGGCCTGGGCGGTGCCCGGGCCGGTGGTTGCTGCGCCGGTGGCGGGATTCGCGGCGGCGGTGGCGGCGTCGGTGGGCGCAGCCGGGGTGCCGGTAGCGTCAGCAACATGGCCGGCGTCGGCCGTTGCAGTGGCGGCGGTGGTCGCGGTCGCAGCCGTACCCGCGGCGGGATCGGTCTTGGTCGCGTCGGCCGCGGCGGTCACCGTGCCGCGCGCCAGATCGATCGTCACCTTGCGGGTCATCGGCGGATAGCAGATGCCGTCGGTCTGGCAGCCCTGGAAACCGGCGGTCAGGGTGATTTTGGCGGCGTCGGCGGTCTTGCGGATCAGCGGCAGCGGCACGTCGATCTGGTCGAAGAACACCGTGACCTGGCCGAAGTGCTCGTCGCGGTGCGCGGTGCCGCGCGGCCATTGCGGCTTGCCGGCGGCGATCGCGGCGTGGTCGGTCTTCAGCGAGGTCTTGTCGCGATACAGGTAGTAGCCGCGCGCCGGGGTGAAGCGCAGC
It includes:
- a CDS encoding TlpA family protein disulfide reductase translates to MAWSSTLKIVLIAVAAGTLGVLAGQLVGGGGWLMRTELGQRVLQDQMAREAPKPPADLAVARRGAAMPPLQLPGLDGKPMQLPQAFAGRPILINLWASWCGPCIKEMPELNRYAQAQGATGTQVVGIALDNAEDVAAFLQRVPVGYPILLDKPGPRDAGIQLGNPKGVLPYTVLIGADGKLLKQRIGPFEAGELDGWVD
- the dsbD gene encoding protein-disulfide reductase DsbD codes for the protein MTDDLLPGRRRRAGHAFALALAAAGLAAAFAAPALAVDEKDLLPVDDAFAVSASAPSAERIAIDWKIAKGYYLYKHRISVKTDAGYAARPLQLPKGEAHKDEFFGDVETYRERLSASLPGTAQGASVKLTVKYQGCADAGICYPPQTRTLNVALPAATVAAATGPAMDPAPASAPLVQFGPRGGASNPLLGGGSPLSAPSAASAGATDALPLPPEQAFGFEAIARDGDSLLLRFTPARGYYLYRDKTSLKTDHAAIAAGKPQWPRGTAHRDEHFGQVTVFFDQIDVPLPLIRKTADAAKITLTAGFQGCQTDGICYPPMTRKVTIDLARGTVTAAADATKTDPAAGTAATATTAATATADAGHVADATGTPAAPTDAATAAANPATGAATTGPGTAQAGASLAGPPNAASPATDAAAPQAEDSQLAAALAGPNRYLALLTFFGLGLLLAFTPCVLPMIPILSGLIVGQGPGLGARRAFTLSLIYVLANAAVFTVAGVIVGLLGAGSNVQILFQTPWVIVLFSLVFVGLALSSFGLYELQLPSGLRNWLSDVSNRQRSGSWLGVAAMGALSSLIVGPCVAPPLAGAVLYISQTGDPLFGGLVLFTLALGMGVPLLVFGVAAGKGLPTSGPWMVAVQRVFGLIFIGMAIWMLSRILFGPVTLALWGALGLGAAVMIVLSIRAARGDGARAIGWLCALLFGVLGAAQLFGALAGGSDPLRPLAGLRGGAHPAELPFRTIKSSADLDRELAAAQAAGQPLMLDFYADWCVACKEMEKYTFPEPQVQRALDGFVLLKADVTANDELDQALMKRLGIIGPPATLYYSNGAERRELRLFGFEKAPAFAARIDRARAAHR